Proteins encoded in a region of the Bradyrhizobium sp. CB3481 genome:
- a CDS encoding ABC transporter permease, translating to MDAVKRYFRSPAAVAGLILLLIVIGMAISAGWLYPRDPLALAGRPLVWPFSNPRFLLGTDNSGRDIAAQIFYGARISLLIGGVATAIAILIGILVGAFAGYYGGWVDNVLMRITEAFQTLPNFVLLLVLVAVFGSTLTTVTIAVGVVSWPAPARLTRAEFLSLRNREFVQAGRTLGMKNIQLIFGEILPNALPPVIVYASVVMAVAILLESALAFLRLSDPNVASWGNLIGLGRDVLRVQWYVSAIPGIAILVTVLAVSLVGQGLNDALNPRLKGR from the coding sequence ATGGATGCGGTCAAACGCTATTTCCGAAGCCCCGCCGCAGTCGCGGGCCTGATCCTGCTTCTGATCGTAATCGGGATGGCTATCTCGGCCGGCTGGCTCTACCCGCGCGATCCGTTGGCGCTCGCCGGCCGTCCCCTGGTCTGGCCGTTCTCCAATCCGCGCTTCCTGCTCGGCACCGATAATTCGGGGCGCGATATCGCCGCCCAGATTTTCTACGGCGCACGGATCTCGCTCTTGATCGGCGGCGTCGCCACCGCGATTGCGATCCTGATCGGCATCCTCGTCGGCGCCTTCGCCGGCTATTACGGCGGCTGGGTCGATAACGTCCTGATGCGGATCACCGAGGCGTTCCAGACGCTGCCGAACTTCGTTTTGCTCTTGGTGCTGGTCGCCGTATTCGGCTCGACGCTGACCACCGTCACCATAGCTGTCGGCGTGGTGTCGTGGCCGGCGCCGGCGCGGCTGACCCGCGCCGAGTTTCTTTCGTTGCGCAACCGCGAATTCGTCCAGGCCGGCCGGACGCTCGGCATGAAGAACATCCAGCTGATCTTCGGCGAGATCCTGCCCAATGCGCTGCCGCCGGTCATTGTCTATGCCAGCGTGGTGATGGCGGTCGCGATCCTGCTTGAGAGCGCGCTCGCCTTCCTGCGGCTGTCCGATCCCAACGTGGCGTCGTGGGGCAATCTGATCGGCCTCGGGCGCGATGTGCTCCGCGTGCAGTGGTATGTCTCGGCGATCCCGGGGATTGCGATCCTCGTTACCGTGCTTGCAGTTTCGCTGGTCGGCCAGGGCCTCAACGACGCGCTCAATCCGAGGCTGAAGGGCCGATGA
- a CDS encoding FAD-binding oxidoreductase → MNTSNVRWPDSLWAAVTPSGPELSELIGTQQADVIVIGGGFTGLSTALHLREAGVDVAIVEAAEPGWGASGRNNGQVIPTLSRPDPEDIVARHGEAGERFVGMLRDSASYLFDVIRRYNIEAEGEQAGWVQPVHSPGRIKIAERRVRQWSKFGAPVELLSREQTRDMLGSDAWYGGFWNKTGGHINPLALARGLARTVLDLGARIYARSPAESFERRGDRWVVKTAKGEISGRALVMATNAYSGEFSKSLVPEIAREVMPVLSWQMSTQPLSDNVRKTIIPGRQAMSDTHGELYFARYDARNRLVTGGAVLGPGNKVERIKARVTARLQRLWPQIGEVSFDYVWNGYVGMTADFLPRIHRLGPNAYGWTGCNGRAVALTMPLGRELARAVQGAPESELALPFTEPVTYVAHGLLRKIAPWMLVLYRYRDAQEPVGGDRFELLRWAEYFLASRR, encoded by the coding sequence ATGAATACGAGTAACGTCCGCTGGCCCGATTCACTATGGGCGGCCGTGACGCCATCGGGGCCCGAATTGTCCGAACTGATCGGCACGCAGCAGGCGGATGTGATCGTGATCGGCGGTGGTTTCACCGGCCTTTCCACCGCGCTGCATCTGCGCGAGGCCGGCGTCGATGTTGCGATCGTCGAGGCCGCTGAACCCGGGTGGGGCGCGTCGGGCCGCAACAATGGCCAGGTGATTCCGACGCTGTCGCGGCCTGATCCGGAGGATATCGTTGCCAGGCACGGCGAGGCCGGAGAACGCTTTGTCGGCATGCTGCGTGACAGCGCTTCCTATCTCTTTGACGTGATACGCCGCTACAACATCGAAGCAGAGGGCGAGCAGGCCGGCTGGGTGCAGCCGGTGCATTCGCCCGGCCGCATCAAGATCGCGGAACGCCGCGTGCGGCAATGGTCGAAATTCGGCGCGCCGGTGGAGCTTTTGTCGCGCGAGCAGACGCGTGACATGCTCGGCTCCGATGCATGGTACGGCGGCTTCTGGAACAAGACCGGCGGCCACATCAATCCGCTGGCGCTGGCGCGCGGTCTCGCGCGCACCGTGCTCGATCTCGGCGCGCGCATCTACGCGCGCTCGCCCGCGGAGAGTTTCGAGCGCCGTGGCGACCGGTGGGTGGTGAAGACCGCCAAGGGCGAGATTTCCGGCCGCGCGCTGGTGATGGCGACCAATGCCTATAGCGGCGAGTTCTCGAAATCGCTGGTGCCTGAGATTGCGCGCGAGGTGATGCCGGTACTGTCGTGGCAAATGTCGACGCAGCCTTTATCCGACAACGTCCGCAAGACCATCATCCCGGGACGGCAGGCGATGTCGGATACCCATGGCGAACTCTATTTCGCGCGCTACGACGCGAGAAATCGTCTCGTCACCGGCGGCGCGGTGCTCGGCCCCGGCAACAAGGTCGAGCGTATCAAGGCGCGCGTCACCGCGCGGTTGCAGCGGCTGTGGCCGCAAATCGGCGAGGTCTCGTTCGATTATGTCTGGAACGGTTATGTCGGCATGACGGCGGATTTTCTGCCGCGCATCCATCGTCTGGGACCGAATGCCTATGGCTGGACCGGCTGCAACGGCCGCGCCGTCGCGCTGACGATGCCGCTCGGCCGCGAATTGGCCAGGGCTGTCCAGGGCGCGCCGGAGAGCGAGCTGGCGCTGCCGTTCACGGAGCCGGTGACCTATGTGGCGCATGGCCTGCTACGCAAGATCGCGCCCTGGATGCTGGTGCTCTACCGGTATCGCGATGCGCAGGAGCCGGTTGGAGGCGACCGCTTCGAGCTATTGCGATGGGCGGAATATTTCCTCGCGTCGCGCCGCTGA
- a CDS encoding ABC transporter ATP-binding protein, whose protein sequence is MSEHETILSLDRLSVRLPAGADRTHALREVSLDIASNEILCVVGESGSGKSMMANAVMRLLPNDVTIDDGHAIFEGRDLCTISDADMREVRGDGIAMIFQEPMTALNPLRTIGDQIAEMFSIHTDLSKAEINTRVLALLTDVRIPDPKSAAKAYPHELSGGQRQRAMIAMALALDPKLLIADEPTTALDVTTQAQILKLIRDLQQRRKTAVMFITHDFGVVAEIADRVVVMQHGIIVEQGTATEVLHHPQHAYTKQLIAAVPPLKAPPPRALATDNILTITDVSKTYRTGGFLGRGARVTAAVKNVSLALPRGATLGIVGESGSGKSTLARCIVRLIDPDSGSIVLDGDDWAKLSREEVRRETRHIQMVFQDPFASLNPRRKAAELVAQGPIVHGTPRAEAIAHARELFALVGLDPAAGDRYPHEFSGGQRQRIGLARALALKPDVLVADEPVSALDVSVQAQVLKLLAELRQRLGLSIIFITHDLRVAAQICDLVAVMKDGEVVEHGRAADVFGNPQHPYTQALLDSIPGGEFAREHATEAVV, encoded by the coding sequence ATGAGCGAGCACGAAACCATACTGTCGCTCGACCGCCTGAGCGTGCGCCTGCCCGCCGGCGCCGACCGGACGCATGCGCTCCGGGAGGTGTCACTCGACATCGCCTCGAACGAAATCCTCTGCGTGGTCGGCGAGTCCGGTTCGGGCAAGTCGATGATGGCGAATGCCGTGATGCGGCTGTTGCCGAATGACGTGACGATCGATGACGGCCACGCGATCTTCGAGGGCCGCGATCTCTGCACGATTTCCGACGCCGATATGCGCGAGGTGCGCGGCGACGGCATCGCAATGATCTTCCAGGAGCCGATGACGGCGCTCAATCCGCTCCGCACCATCGGCGACCAGATCGCCGAGATGTTTTCGATCCACACCGATCTGTCGAAGGCGGAAATCAATACACGGGTGCTGGCGCTGCTGACGGATGTCCGCATTCCCGATCCCAAGTCGGCGGCAAAGGCCTATCCGCACGAGCTGTCCGGCGGCCAGCGGCAGCGTGCCATGATCGCGATGGCGCTGGCGCTCGACCCCAAGCTTTTGATCGCCGACGAGCCGACCACCGCGCTCGACGTCACCACGCAGGCGCAGATCCTAAAACTGATCCGCGACCTGCAGCAGCGCCGCAAAACGGCGGTGATGTTCATCACCCATGATTTCGGCGTGGTCGCCGAGATCGCCGACCGCGTGGTGGTGATGCAGCACGGCATCATCGTCGAACAGGGCACAGCGACGGAGGTGCTGCATCATCCGCAGCATGCCTATACTAAACAGCTCATCGCTGCCGTGCCGCCGCTGAAGGCGCCGCCGCCGCGGGCACTTGCCACCGACAACATTCTAACGATTACCGATGTCTCCAAGACCTATCGCACCGGCGGCTTTCTCGGCCGCGGCGCGCGGGTGACGGCGGCGGTGAAAAACGTATCGCTCGCCCTGCCGCGCGGGGCGACCCTCGGCATTGTCGGCGAATCCGGATCCGGCAAATCGACGCTGGCGCGCTGCATCGTGCGACTAATCGACCCCGATAGCGGCTCGATCGTGCTCGACGGCGACGACTGGGCAAAACTGTCACGCGAAGAAGTTCGCCGCGAGACGCGCCATATCCAGATGGTGTTCCAGGACCCCTTTGCCTCGCTCAATCCACGACGCAAGGCAGCGGAATTGGTGGCACAGGGCCCAATCGTGCACGGCACGCCGCGGGCCGAGGCGATCGCGCATGCCAGAGAACTGTTTGCGTTGGTCGGGCTCGACCCTGCGGCCGGCGACCGCTATCCGCACGAATTCTCCGGCGGCCAGCGCCAGCGCATCGGACTTGCTCGCGCGCTGGCGCTGAAGCCCGACGTGCTGGTGGCCGACGAGCCGGTCTCCGCACTCGACGTCTCCGTGCAGGCGCAGGTGCTGAAGCTGCTCGCAGAGCTGCGTCAGCGGCTCGGGCTTTCCATCATCTTCATCACCCACGATCTGCGCGTCGCCGCGCAAATCTGCGACCTCGTTGCCGTCATGAAGGACGGCGAAGTGGTCGAGCACGGACGCGCGGCAGACGTATTCGGCAATCCGCAGCATCCCTATACACAGGCGCTGCTCGACTCGATTCCGGGCGGGGAGTTTGCGAGAGAGCACGCGACGGAGGCGGTGGTATAG
- a CDS encoding ABC transporter permease yields MRILTLAGRRLAASIPTLVLILIGVFLLLQFAPGDTVDAMMAQMGGGDAATAKALRQFYGLDLSIPAQLGNYLWRLVRLDLGFSSIYGKPVASVILERLPPTILLMTASLSFAFFFGLVFGVIAARGVNRWPDTLISTLGLIFYATPSFWFGLMAIVVFSVYLQWLPPGGFEDIGAVQTGIWRVLDIASHLVLPTLTLGLIFLAIYLRIMRASMLEVLNLDYVRTARAKGLDETRVVTRHVLRNALLPMVTLIGLQAGTMLGGSVVVESVFSLPGLGRLAYESVVQRDLNTLLGIVFVSALLVITVNFVVDLIYARLDPRITAEG; encoded by the coding sequence ATGCGCATCTTGACCCTTGCGGGGCGGCGGCTTGCCGCCTCGATCCCGACCCTTGTCCTGATCCTGATCGGTGTGTTTCTGCTGCTGCAGTTCGCGCCGGGCGATACCGTCGACGCCATGATGGCGCAGATGGGCGGTGGCGATGCCGCGACCGCCAAGGCGCTCCGCCAATTCTATGGGCTCGATCTCTCGATCCCAGCGCAGCTCGGCAACTATCTGTGGCGGCTGGTGCGGCTCGATCTCGGCTTCTCCTCGATCTATGGCAAGCCGGTGGCCTCGGTCATTCTGGAACGGCTGCCGCCGACCATCCTCCTGATGACGGCCTCGCTGTCGTTTGCGTTCTTCTTTGGCCTCGTCTTCGGCGTGATCGCCGCCCGCGGCGTCAACCGCTGGCCGGATACGCTGATCTCCACCCTCGGCCTGATCTTCTACGCGACGCCCTCGTTCTGGTTCGGCCTGATGGCGATCGTGGTATTTTCCGTTTACCTGCAGTGGCTGCCGCCCGGCGGTTTCGAGGATATCGGTGCGGTACAGACGGGCATCTGGCGCGTGCTGGATATTGCAAGCCATCTGGTGCTGCCGACGCTGACGCTCGGGCTGATCTTCCTGGCGATCTACCTGCGCATCATGCGCGCCTCCATGCTCGAGGTGTTGAACCTCGATTATGTACGCACCGCCCGCGCCAAGGGTCTCGACGAGACGCGGGTGGTGACGCGGCACGTGCTGCGCAACGCCCTGCTCCCGATGGTGACGCTGATCGGGCTGCAGGCCGGCACCATGCTCGGCGGATCGGTGGTGGTCGAAAGCGTGTTCTCGCTGCCGGGGCTCGGACGGCTCGCCTATGAATCGGTAGTGCAGCGCGACCTCAATACGCTGCTCGGCATCGTCTTCGTCTCGGCGCTGCTCGTCATCACCGTGAACTTCGTCGTCGACCTCATCTATGCGCGGCTCGATCCGCGTATCACGGCGGAGGGCTAG